The proteins below come from a single Afipia felis ATCC 53690 genomic window:
- a CDS encoding GYD domain-containing protein, with product MTTYIMLATWTDQGMQNAKDSPRRLDLAKKALKDMDGEFKSFFLTMGDFDFVAVYEAPDDAIAARFTLQLGLLGNIRTRTLKAFPEAAYREIITSLG from the coding sequence ATGACCACATACATCATGCTGGCAACCTGGACTGACCAGGGAATGCAAAACGCCAAGGACTCGCCGCGCCGCCTGGATTTGGCGAAAAAAGCCCTCAAGGACATGGACGGAGAGTTCAAGTCATTCTTCCTTACGATGGGCGACTTTGACTTCGTTGCGGTTTATGAAGCGCCGGACGATGCGATCGCCGCACGTTTCACTTTGCAATTGGGCCTCCTGGGAAACATTCGAACGCGCACGTTGAAAGCATTTCCCGAAGCAGCCTACCGGGAAATCATCACTTCGCTAGGCTAG
- a CDS encoding formyltransferase family protein: MLKQIVLLTAQRGQQLAITQLMQAHNPSLSFRYALTGDDLQAIDPAVLVNARLIAFTSGTIVPRHILNALGHGAYNFHPGPPTYAGWAPAHFALYDGVEQFGATAHEMAAHVDAGPIVGVESFSIQQNIGVRELEQVAFIRLAFLFWRMSKELATHEAPLPTLPIHWSGTKSTRQMYIDMCRLPDDISKEEMARRIRAFSDDFRGIYPTITMHGFEFRCTQAATVERKPVAEADSPPHLKVIAEAPALALSA, encoded by the coding sequence ATGCTCAAGCAGATTGTCCTTCTTACCGCCCAGCGCGGTCAACAACTGGCGATCACGCAACTTATGCAGGCACATAATCCGTCCTTATCGTTTCGTTACGCATTGACGGGGGACGACCTGCAAGCCATCGATCCGGCAGTTCTGGTCAATGCAAGATTGATCGCCTTCACATCCGGAACCATCGTACCGCGGCATATTCTCAACGCCCTTGGCCACGGCGCCTATAACTTCCACCCTGGGCCGCCCACCTATGCGGGCTGGGCGCCGGCGCATTTCGCACTCTATGACGGGGTTGAGCAGTTCGGTGCGACGGCGCATGAAATGGCGGCGCACGTCGATGCCGGCCCCATTGTCGGCGTCGAATCTTTTTCAATTCAGCAAAACATCGGCGTGCGCGAACTCGAACAGGTCGCCTTTATCCGCCTGGCATTTCTGTTCTGGCGCATGTCGAAGGAGCTCGCGACGCACGAAGCTCCCCTGCCGACGCTCCCGATCCACTGGAGCGGAACGAAAAGCACGCGGCAGATGTATATCGATATGTGCCGCCTTCCGGACGATATCTCGAAGGAAGAGATGGCGCGGCGAATTCGCGCGTTCAGCGACGATTTTCGGGGCATCTATCCCACGATCACCATGCATGGATTCGAGTTTCGATGCACACAAGCTGCAACTGTCGAGCGAAAGCCAGTTGCGGAGGCAGACAGCCCCCCACATCTTAAAGTCATTGCGGAAGCACCCGCATTGGCGTTAAGCGCATAA